Proteins encoded by one window of Fusobacterium perfoetens:
- a CDS encoding sugar O-acetyltransferase, whose translation MTEREKMLNGIPYNALDRELQSLQENAQILLYEYNHLSPENKLKKSKILKELFGECGDLVFINQDFKCDYGKNIFFKGLAILNYNCVILDNSIVTIGENAFIGPNTIISCASHPILASERNKGITLSKPITLGNNVWLGANCTVLGGVTIGDNSIIGAGSVVTKDIPAGVIAVGNPCKVLREITEEDSILLKNK comes from the coding sequence ATGACAGAAAGAGAAAAAATGTTAAATGGGATTCCATATAACGCTTTAGATAGGGAATTACAATCTCTTCAAGAGAATGCCCAAATATTACTTTATGAATATAATCATCTTTCTCCAGAAAATAAATTAAAAAAATCAAAAATTTTGAAAGAACTTTTTGGAGAATGTGGAGATTTAGTTTTTATTAATCAAGACTTTAAATGCGATTATGGAAAAAATATTTTCTTCAAAGGACTTGCTATTTTAAATTATAATTGTGTTATCCTTGATAACTCCATTGTCACTATCGGAGAAAATGCTTTTATAGGTCCAAATACAATTATTTCTTGTGCTAGTCACCCTATATTAGCTTCTGAAAGAAATAAAGGTATAACTCTTAGCAAACCTATCACTTTGGGAAATAATGTATGGTTAGGAGCTAACTGCACTGTCTTAGGTGGAGTTACTATTGGAGATAATTCTATAATAGGAGCTGGCTCTGTTGTTACAAAAGATATTCCTGCTGGAGTAATTGCTGTAGGAAATCCTTGTAAAGTTTTAAGAGAGATAACTGAAGAAGATTCCATTTTGCTAAAAAATAAATAA